The nucleotide sequence GAAAAGCCGCGTGGAGTACGAGGGCCGCGGGGTGGAGCTCACCCGCAACGAGTTCCGCGTGCTGCACCTGCTCATGGAGAACAAAGGGGCCATCATCTCGCGCCAGGAGCTCATGATGGAGCTGTGGCAGTCCGACGCCTTCATCGACGACAACACGCTCACGGTGAACGTGAACCGGCTGCGCAAGAGCCTGGCCTCCATCGGCGTGCCCGAAGGCTTCCTGGCCACGCGCCGGGGGCAGGGCTACCTCGTCTGATGGGCGGTGCGCTGCCATGAGCCTGTCCGCCTATCTGCGCGACAACCTCGCGGCCATCGGCGTGGGCGTGCTGTGCTGCCTGGGCGTGGCCGGCATGCTGGCGGTGCTGGGCGTGGGCACGGACGCCACGGTGCTCGTGCCGTGTTTCGTGGCGCTGTGCGGCGCGGTGGTGCTCGGCATCGGCTACGTGCGCAGACGCCGCTTCTATACCGAGCTCGCGCGCATCGTCGAGGACCTCGACAGCACCTACTTCGCCTCGGAGCTCGTGGAGGATCCCGGCTTCCTCGAGGGGCATCTGGCCCACGAGGCGCTCGAGGCGGTGGGAAAGGCCGCGGCCGACGATGTGGCGTTCCATCGGCGGCAGGCCGAGTCGTACCGCGACTACATCGAGCTGTGGATACACGAGATCAAGACGCCCATCGCCGCCGCCCATCTCATGGCGGCCGACCTGCACGGGGGCGTGGCTGCGAAGCTGAAGGCCGAGCTGGACCGTATCGAGTCCTACGTGGAGCAGGCGCTCTACTATGCGCGCTCCACCTCGCTCGCGCGCGACTACGCCATTCGCGAGCTGCCGTTGGCCGAGGCCGTGCGAGCGGCCTGCAAGAAGAACGCGCGCTACCTGATTGAGCACGGCGCCATCCCGTCCATCGAGGTGGGGGACGATGTCTCCGTGTTTGCCGATGCCTCCTGGCTCTCCTTCGTATTGGGGCAGGTCGTGGTGAACGCGGCGAAATACGGCGCGACTGCCGTGCGCTTCACCGCGCGCGAGGAGGGCACGGGCACGAGCGCGGCGCGCACCGTGCTGGAGATCGCCGACAACGGGCGGGGAATCCCCGCTGCGGACGTCCCGCGCGTGTTCGACCGCGGCTTCACCGGCGAGAACGGCCGCGCCCAGGGCTCGGCCACCGGCATGGGCCTGTACCTGGTGGCCACGCTCTGCGAGAAGATGGGCCTCGGCGTGGGCCTGGCCTCCGAGGAGGGCACCGGTACCCGCGTCATGCTCGCGTTTCCGCACGACCGCAGGCGCAGGGACGTCGGGTGAGACGCGGGTGAGACGCGGGGACGGGGATGATGTCTCGTTTGGCGTGGCAGAGGGACGCGGACAATGTCGCATTCCCCCTGATCCTGGCGTGTTTGGAAGACATCAGGGAACGTGATATTACCCCCATCCCCCTGTCGCATCCTGTCACGGGCGCCCCACCCTTGCAAATTCGTAAGGTTGCGGTAAGCCTCTTCGATGGCGGGTGCGGCGCCGCGGACGTACTATCTTGGCAGACCCCGAGAGAAGGAGATTTGCCATGACCGAAGTTTACGCGACCCCGTCGGCGGCTTGCGCGCAGCAGGCGCCGGCCGCCTATGCGTCCGGCTCCCGGCCCATCCTGTCGGTTCGCCAGATAGAGAAGGTGTACGGGAGCAAAGATTCCGTCACCAAGGCGGTGCGCGACATCAGCTTCGACGTGATGCCGGGCGAGTTCGTGGGCATCATGGGGCCCTCGGGCTCCGGCAAGACCACGCTGCTCAATTGCGTGGCCACCATCGACACCGTGACGAGCGGCCATATCCTCGTCGACGGGCGCGACGTCACGGGGCTGCGCTCCCGCGCGCTCGCGAAGTTCCGCCGCGACGACCTGGGCTTCATCTTCCAGGACTCCAACCTGCTGGACACGCTCACCGGCTTCGAGAACATCGCGCTCGCGCTTACGGTGAAGGGCGAGCCCACCGGCCGGGTGAAACCCAAGGTGGACGCCATCGCGGCCACGCTCGGCGTGTCCGAGGTGCTGGGGAAGTACCCTTACCAGATGTCGGGCGGCCAGCGCCAGCGCATCGCCGCCGCCCGCGCCATGGTGGCCGATCCGAAGCTCGTGCTTGCCGACGAGCCCACGGGCGCGCTCGACTCGCGCAGCGCCACCGTCATGCTGGAGACGCTCGAGATGATGAACTCCTCGCTCGGCGCCACCATCATGATGGTCACGCATGATTCCTACGCCGCCTCGTTTGCAAGCCGCATCCTGTTCGTCAAGGACGGCGCCGTGTTCAACGAGATACGCAAGGGCGACACCTCGCGCAAGGACTTCTTCAACCGGATCATGGAAGTGGTCACGTTCCTGGGCGGTGACGTGCGCGATGCTCGCTAAACTCGCCTTCCGCAACATCCGCCGCTCGGTCAAGGACTACGGCGTGTACTTCGTCACGCTCGTTTTCGGCGTGGCGGTGTTCTACGCGTTCAACTCGGTGTCGAGCCAGTCCATTCTCTTCGACCTCGAGGACACGGCCTCGGCCAGCGTCTTCTCGCTGACGGGGCAGTTCCTCGGCATGTTCAGCGTGCTCATCGCCTGCGTGCTCGGCTTCCTCGTGCTCTACGCGAACGGCTTCCTCATTAGGCGGCGCAAGCAGGAGTTCGGAACGTACCTCATGCTGGGCATGAATCCCCGCAGCGTGTCGGCTATCGTGCTCATGGAG is from Gordonibacter urolithinfaciens and encodes:
- a CDS encoding sensor histidine kinase, which translates into the protein MSLSAYLRDNLAAIGVGVLCCLGVAGMLAVLGVGTDATVLVPCFVALCGAVVLGIGYVRRRRFYTELARIVEDLDSTYFASELVEDPGFLEGHLAHEALEAVGKAAADDVAFHRRQAESYRDYIELWIHEIKTPIAAAHLMAADLHGGVAAKLKAELDRIESYVEQALYYARSTSLARDYAIRELPLAEAVRAACKKNARYLIEHGAIPSIEVGDDVSVFADASWLSFVLGQVVVNAAKYGATAVRFTAREEGTGTSAARTVLEIADNGRGIPAADVPRVFDRGFTGENGRAQGSATGMGLYLVATLCEKMGLGVGLASEEGTGTRVMLAFPHDRRRRDVG
- a CDS encoding ABC transporter ATP-binding protein, which translates into the protein MTEVYATPSAACAQQAPAAYASGSRPILSVRQIEKVYGSKDSVTKAVRDISFDVMPGEFVGIMGPSGSGKTTLLNCVATIDTVTSGHILVDGRDVTGLRSRALAKFRRDDLGFIFQDSNLLDTLTGFENIALALTVKGEPTGRVKPKVDAIAATLGVSEVLGKYPYQMSGGQRQRIAAARAMVADPKLVLADEPTGALDSRSATVMLETLEMMNSSLGATIMMVTHDSYAASFASRILFVKDGAVFNEIRKGDTSRKDFFNRIMEVVTFLGGDVRDAR